The window TCAATCTCGCTCCCAGAGGGCTGCTCCTTGTTTGCATTTGCTGGCAAATCCTTTAGCGCTTGAATAGGTGTATGTGTCTTCCAACCTGCAAGCGATTCAAGGAATGAGAAAAGGTCTGCATCATATATACTGAATTAGTTTTCATGGGACTTGTgcactaattttataaaacagTGTCCTAAAAGAACAAACGAGCTCTAGAAAAGGAGAAGATACCATTGACATGATATGGAGGGGGGAAGAACTGCAGATAACAAAGTATGGTCACTACGAAACCTGCAGCCGAAATTTTCTATTAAAGTCATGAAGCTCAAAGTTGATGTATATTATCTGGGGCAGGGGCGGATCCATGATTTCGTTTGCGGATAATATGTAATTGATTTTGGGATTCGATACAGCAGGATATAACAGACAAACCTAGTAGACCTCCTGCAAACACATCTTGCCAGTGATGCCAATAGTCACCCACACGAGAAATGCCTACTAGAGATGCAATGAATAGAGGCAGAAGAACCAGACAGAGTTTTGAAATGTGCCCGCTTCCATCAAACACCTTTATCTTCCCAGATAAATACAGGGATAAGAATCCCAGCCCAGAAAAAGACCCTAAAAGATCAATTCAAAGTCCCATAAAATCGATTTTATAACCCACATGTTAGAATAACCAGTTAAAAATCTTAGACAAAAGACTCTGATTAGTGAAAAAAATCTAGAACTAGCAAAAGTTTCTCGTCTCAAAAAACATGTAAAAGCATCTGAGAGATTATCCTGCTTACTAGAAGTATGCCCACTGGGGAAACTCTTATGCCCTTCCCTTATAACACGTTCATCACCATGGCAAACGACATTTCCCCATCGATCATAAGCCTGAAAAAGTTCTGAATGTTACTTTAGGCAGAGAAAAGTGTACatgaatcaaaatttaaaattctataaGGAGAAGTGTTCAAGAATCAAGACTTAATACCACCTACATCCTTTCCATCTGGAAAACATCGCCAGAAAAAGTCAGGCCGTGGGCGTGCGTCCAACCGCATTTTTTATAGCATCAGTAAGGACCGCCGTTATGAGGATGGAAAATAGAAGGCCTGAACAAACACAACACAGATATTAATAAGTGGCCAACCTAAAATCCAGCAGTCCTGAATATAGATCTAACAGTTTAGTTATAAAAGATAAATGggtgcaattttttatttaaaaaaacacaatatAGATGGTAATATGCAATAAGATATAGCATCGCTATACCTAGAGTGGCATGATGAAGATCGTACACGTCTCTTCGACGAAAATAGAAGAGCAGAAACACCACAATCGGCAACAGGATAGAATATATCTAGGGAATACATAAGAAAATCAACATACAAAGCCTGAAGTATCGATCTGGTCTAGAAGTGGACAAGTTTGAGTTACTCGAGTAATCTAGGAGAAATATTTAACGTACAGGCACAATCCATGTCGGCACAGTATTGCTCTTCAATGGATACCTGAGATCAGACATCATATCTTCCCCAACAAACCGATAGAAAGGATTTATCAATTTTAGAACAACCAAAATCACCCCGAGCAGTATTAGTATCATCCAGTCGTGCATGTGAGTCTTTGCCACGGAGAGTCCATGAGACTGGAGAGTCTGTGTTCCGAGGTGGTTGTCACGTCCCTCATTTAACCCTTTAGAAAATAAATGAAGATGCACTCAAGAGAACAAGAATGCAATTAGATGGCTTCATATTTTAAGATAATAGTTCAGAAATCAGAACCCAAAGCAATAAGATCGGCCAATTATCAttattgaaaatgaaaattctGACTGAACTTGATAGCCATCAGATTGCAGCCTAAAGGCCATATTTTGTTAAAGATGAAGGCCATTTCTACATGCTGCAAATTACAGATCATGTAGCTTGTTCTTATTCAAGCTCCATAGAACATCAAAAGTGAAACTTGACATGAACTGACATCAGTGGAGATATAACTCACTATAACCAGGAAAGGAAGTTTACATACTCCAGGCATCTCCTCAGTAAAGCACATTAAAGTTTTTTGGCACTTAAAGCTTCAGATCTAAATGCCACAgaattttttgattttatcTAATATCTTATGACTCTTATACCATAGAGTTCGTGAATTGTAACAAAAAGGGAATGGCGCTATGAAAACCAATCACCAGTGTGTGCAGAAGTTTCAAGCCACTGATTAGGACAATCTAAAATTGATCACAACGAATATTCTTTAATTTCAGGCTAAGAACATTAATTCAAATTAGTCGCGGAAAAAAAAAGGTGAaatagtttataaaaattagacTCAATAGGAACATTTACTCTCCATCTCGATAAATGGATACATGTGTATAGAATTCTCTTTCCCTCGACATTGTATATTAGTACTCCAAGCATCAACGGAACTTCAAGACAAACTACTGAAACTAGCAAGAATTAACATTTAGCCATAACAAACTAATCCTTAGATGACCATTACtccataaaaaaaacaaacaccAATCAAATTTCATTAcccaaaccaacaccatcaatcCCACAAGGAACGAAAAACTCCAGTTCCACAAAATATCGCACGCATAGGAATTAGAAAATGGATAAAAACGTAAAATTGATGATACGTACAGACCTGGGACCGACGAAAACATCTCAAATCCTTAAAACAAAGATAGATAATGGAAATGCTTGTGCACTGCAACTGTTGATCATACACAATCGGAAGTACGAGAATGATTAAGTTTGGAATGCATCGGTACATTTAGAAGAATTTCGGTAGAAAGAAGTAGAGCAATGATTTTGCTCGTAAAAGTAGGGAATATTAGGAAGGTTCCTAAAGTGAAAACACTTTGTTTCTCGCTACAGTTAGCGAGTCAAATCTTCATTAATCGggcaaaaataaattatttaaggtttaaattaattaattaattaaatttagtgaAACATCTATATTTTTGTTTACTTTTTTATCATCAATTTTTACATAGAGCAAAAGTTGGAACttgaactaattttttttttcgaaaacttGTACGTTCACAAGGAAATAAACTAAATTGTGATAGTCGAGATTGGGTTTTATGGTAGTTTGAATCAATTTCTCACGTCGAACATAAAATGTtgttttttaacatataatcttTCTAATCTTTTTGTTATAGTTTTTTTACATAAAGCTAACAGTTGGATTGTGCTAAAATTGGGACAACATATTCAGGATGTTGTGAGGCACATTCTGAACGATGAAGATCGGATTTAGATATTTTTATCGAAGAGAATAGATTCTGGACAATTGGTTTTTGGGTAAGATATTTCTAATTCTATTGTTATGTAAAAATCGTGATATATTGACACTGATTTGTGATTGTGTATTAGTTGGATTGGTTGTACACGGATTGCAATCTATTTATGCATTATGGTGGAGATTATTTTGGTGGACTACGGTCCCatggtttttatcttcaaaatggAGAGGTTTTTCATGTTAAAAGTCGTTCTTGGATTTTATTTTGCTTTGAAAATTCTTGGTGGGATTTTTAGTTGTTGTATTTGATATTGTTTCATGTGTAGTTTCACAAAAGATAGAGATAATTTGTTTCGCTATGTTATTGATTTATCTATGTTTTTCTTGCCATgattatacttttttttaaatttctctaAGATATTACGAGAATTTAAAGGTATTCTAGACAATTTTTAAACATATTGTATATTGTGTTCATTCCAAATGTTATAtccatattatttatatttttatcaagtaaaaattatattaaatttaataccCCTCGCTTTTGTAAGCATGACTCGTGTAATACGTAAGCATATTCATAACATAGTTATTGTGAAAACCCGAATCAATTTTGTCTTGCATTATTCCATGCATTTTGAATAAATATGCAGAATGTGCTCCTTCTATTTAATCACCATCATTCTAAGTTGAATTGGTCAAGTTGTACCAGCACAATAAAAGAGGATTAAAAACCATTTGACCAATTATTCAGCAGCCTTAAAATACAAGCATGCAGCCTTCAAAATTCGACCAATCATTCTTCCCTCATTTTTTGAAGATAATAATCAAGTGGGCTTTTTATTAAGTTTGCAcacttatattatttttaagggggcttaaagtttttataaaaattcaattacATATGATTTCAAAAATTCGATGGACATATCAATTTCTATTTGATATGCTATCTTTGAAATCCGTTTGTTACTTGCTATTAACTATGATATTCGAAGTatgtttgaattatttgaaatgcAATGTAATGAGTCAAGTTAGAGGTGGCAAAGAAAATTCCGATGTTTGATTTGATATGGCCCTGATGCGGTGAGATATAATAACCGTTTATTTGGCCACGTCCTTAAAGGAGTAACATATAGAGAACTGATCAGTAGATCATGAAAAAACGAGATGATTTTCAATGTTATGttcgtattttatttgaattggattcaacatgcttattattgaaataatgataatttatttgtatatgTATCATTGATAAGTGTTATGTACGATCGACCctcatttactgagtatttatCTAAATACTCACTCCTTACTTCCTCCTCTCAGATAAGaacaaagaaaatattgaagaagaagaatatGAATATTTCTGGAGATCGTGACTATGTCAAGTTATAATAAGACCAGTCATGTTAATtcgttttattatttttacatttcCGCATTCCGTTCAAGTTTTGTAAAGACAATTAtatgatttatgtaatagactggctTTTGACTATTTTATGTAATACATGACTTGTTGttataagattttaaatttttaaacaatgCCGATGACACGTCTCGGTTTCGGGgagtgacatttaagtggtatcagataACTCTTGTCCcacattataaaaattaaatatttaaaatgagtttataataggcttacaatggacttttataacaacttgggttaatcattttcgtaaaacgatgACGAATACGAAATAGTTGCTATAAGAGGCTTATTGTACCGCCACGCAAGCGAGGGCTCGGGCTCGGGACGTGACAGAATTGCATCAGAGCCGATCACCGGCAAAGAACATCGGCAAATAAATGTTATGCGGGGCAAAGTGGTACGTGCATGAGAACCACCTTTTGAACCTTCGggacaaagtgctacatgacgagagtcacctcttgaacctgtaggagccatCTCTAGATTCTCGGCGCTAGTGGATCGAGAGGTCACTGGGTCAGGCCGCGATGAGGACGTTGCGTTCGGAAAGatgggtgattgtgataccttTTGTCCCAcattgtaaaaattaaatatttaaaatgagtttataatgaacttacaataaaattctataataacttgagttaatcattttcgtaaagcgaggacacatacaaagtagttgctatagaggTCCATTGTGCAGTCTCGCAGACGCGAGTCCGAGTCCGAGCTCGAGATGTGCCAGTTATTCTAAACTTTAATACTTTTTCTACAGGAACATGCATGTTTCTTTAATCTTAGGCATGAAAACAAAAGAGAAcactaactaattaaaatagaAGATCTAAACTTATAATAGATTCGTCGTTAAATTTTGTGAGATCGATCTATAACTTAAtttgattcatgaaaaaatattatttttaatatcaaaagtaCTATATAAGTATGAAACATGTTGATCCATATAATGAATAAAGATATGTGTGACCGTCTGAAAACTTAatgttataaattaatttaatcaaacccTGAATTTTGAGTgagaaaattattacaacatATTTATATAAGATATTTCTATCAAAAATAATGAATGAGATCGATCGATTCTAGACCTGTCTAAttcaattttcaatattttaaccCAAAACTTCCAAAGAAAAATCGACAAATGTTCTCTGAAATCGTTGGTTCTTTTTCAGCGTGTCCTAAACTAACAAACCCAAACCTGGAAGGACCATCAATAGCCGTTGGACGGATCAGGAGTCCAAACAGGAAGAATTTACACAGGATTATAAAAGATTTTTCTCGAAACTCTTTCTGAAGAACTTGGCCAAATTCGGCAACACCTTTCTCTTCTTCCTCACTGCGAAAAGAGTAGATCTTGGAGTTTCGTGAAATGCAGGAGGAGAAGATCCTCTCGCCTTTCCTCGTTTTCCAGGCGCCATTTTGACACCCCTGTTAGTGCCTTTCCTTGAAACTGAACGCGCCAACCTTACACTTCTGTTCATGGACTTACTCGGAATCGAAATCAACTCGGGCCGCAACTTTTTCGCCCGTATATTCTGCCTCCAGTTTTCAAATTCATCGGCAATCACTTCATTTTCCTTAATTATTAGCTCAATTTCAGAAGCTTCCTGCTCTTCCTCCAGTCTCTGCTTTCTTGCTTCTCTTTCCAGGAGTTCGATTTTTATCAGTATTTCCTTTTCACTTGCTTTCAAAGCTTCAGTCCAGGCCTGGGATGCCGCAATTTTCTTGTCAGCAATTTCCTTGGCTCCTGCTGCGTGGTCTATCAGGTATTCATATTCGAGCTTCGAAATAGTGATCGTTGTGCTTCGATGAGATGTTGAAGCTCGACTTCTCAATGTATTTTCTATGAATTCTTTTAGATTCTCCAGGGCTATGCATTCTGATTCTTTAGCTGCTTGAAGTTCGTGCATTGAAACTTGGAAATTTTCCTCCGATGAAACTATATTAGTTTCGGCTTTCTGGATTTCTTCTTTGATAATTCTTGCTTCGTTTCGAATCCTACGGAGTTCTTTTTTCGCTGATTCGGCTTCGGGTTTCAGCTGTTCGAGCTTCCCAATCAGATTTGACAAGATCGATTTAGCTGTTTCTTCGGCTGCTGATGTTGATTCCAGCTCAGCTTTAGCTCTCAGAAGCTTTGAATTCAGATTCTGAATAACCACATTTACCTTTTCTTCTTTGTATTTTGCATGTGCCATTTCATCGGCGACGTATTTACGCTCCTCCCGGATGATATCCATGGATGTCATGAGCAGAAAGCTTTCTTCTTTAATAGAAATCAGTGCCTTTTTTGTATCCTCCACTTCTTTCTTTGCAGAATCTAATAAGCATATAAGATCTGAGTTTTCGTCTTCATCCAAATCGGTGTCAGCTCGATCTTTGGCTACTTTTTTCTCCACTTCCTCTTCCATTTCCTTAAATCTCTGGAGTTCACTTTCTAAGATATTAATGTCCAACAGTGCTATAGCCAGTTCTGTTTGCAGCCCTTTCGCATCTTCGATTTCTTGAATCAAATCACTCTGTTTATTTGAATTTTCCTCCATTTCAGCGGCAAACCTTTCACTGTTTTCTCTTCTCCAATCCTGTATTTCTATTAATTCTTTAATGGCCTCCATTTTAGCTAACTCGACAAGTACTTGCTCTTCATTTATCTCCTCAATCTTCCACTCAAGTTCTTCGAATAAACTCGAGCAAGACTGTATCTTCGACAAGgatttgtctttttctttctcAGCCCTTCTCTTCTCTTCCATAACTGAACCCATATCCAGCTTAAGCTTTTTCCGTTCGAGTTTTATCAATCTCAAGTCTTCCACCACTTTGTCGTACTGAGAACTTTCGGAGTAACTCGTTTTCTTCTCATTGAGCTTACGGAAAGCCCGAATGTCAGTTTTTCTTCTTGAATTCGATTCTTCAATTCTTTTAGTTAAATCTTTTACTGTCTTTCTAGCAGCAAAAAGCTCCGACTCTGCCTCATCTGTAAATTTCCTGCTCTCCCCCAACCAGTCCGGCGTTTTAGTAGATGCCTTCCAAGTTATAATAATTCATacaatcagaattcagaaatcaaACACCATACTGCCTACGAACTAGGCATCGAAGAACCAAATCGACAccacaaattttcaagaaatcagTATAACTCATATTTTCAAGGTACCTTGGAATAATTTTCCTGGGATTTCTGCGTTTTAGTATTGTCTTGAAAAACCCTCTCCCCGAAGGAACTAATGGCCGCTTTAACCGAACCAATTTTGGTATCATCCAGCTTGACTCCTTCCATCCCAATTGCAATCCGAACGTTAAAAGTTCAAGTTAGTGCCACAATTGTCACGCTAACAAGATTGCTGCAGCAGAAATTTACGCCAAAAATTTAGACCTGAACTCATTGACAGGAAATTGTTTCCTGGAATGATTTCCGGTGAACTACAATTTGTTTTGGCTGCAGAATCTCATTCTGCATGCTAAAAAATGGAATGTGAtggtaataaaataaaattaaacggGTGGAAGGGATAAACTGGTGGCGACTGGCTGTAATTGTCTTTGTCCACACCTATTGGATTCTTTTTCTCGTGGGACCATTGAAATAAGCTTACGAGATGGTGCTCGTTAATTTCAGATTGCGTTTAGGACACAAGAACACCGTTTGATTCAGGAGGAGTGAACAATgtatctatactatatattaagaatgtctctaatagaGACAAAATAGACACCAAGTTTTCTTTCCCATTTTGCCCTTATATAATAGGAATATTAcagtttagttttttttttgttttttaaatttaacaaactttttttcttttttaaattccAACAATTGAAATAGCACATTAGtccctcgataatttgtcaaatttcactttaatctCTCGATAATTAAAAAACACTGTTCACACACGCACCGCGTGTGGAGAGTAACTAGTAATATATGAAGAATGTCTTGACATGCAACTTCTTTCCAACGCTTCATTACTTTAAATGTTTCTTTCTTCGTATATACgagtgattttatttttaaaacaaaacgtatcacaatattaattttatttttggggttttgtgaataaattttttttgaagtataTGAAgaaatgattttgaaaattgaaaaaagtAATATAAACATTAAACGTCTGACTACACCGTCGCCCATGTTAAATTGTGTAAATTTTTTGTAAagtcaaatattaataaattatattcgaACTGATATCTTTGTAA of the Primulina huaijiensis isolate GDHJ02 chromosome 1, ASM1229523v2, whole genome shotgun sequence genome contains:
- the LOC140974730 gene encoding LOW QUALITY PROTEIN: putative lipid phosphate phosphatase 3, chloroplastic (The sequence of the model RefSeq protein was modified relative to this genomic sequence to represent the inferred CDS: deleted 1 base in 1 codon), with product MFSSVPGLNEGRDNHLGTQTLQSHGLSVAKTHMHDWMILILLGVILVVLKLINPFYRFVGEDMMSDLRYPLKSNTVPTWIVPIYSILLPIVVFLLFYFRRRDVYDLHHATLGLLFSILITAVLTDAIKNAVGRRPRPDFFWRCFPDGKDAYDRWGNVVCHGDERVIREGHKSFPSGHTSRSFSGLGFLSLYLSGKIKVFDGSGHISKLCLVLLPLFIASLVGISRVGDYWHHWQDVFAGGLLGFVVTILCYLQFFPPPYHVNGWKTHTPIQALKDLPANANKEQPSGSEIEIDTESGRR
- the LOC140974741 gene encoding protein PLASTID MOVEMENT IMPAIRED 2-like, with translation MEGVKLDDTKIGSVKAAISSFGERVFQDNTKTQKSQENYSKASTKTPDWLGESRKFTDEAESELFAARKTVKDLTKRIEESNSRRKTDIRAFRKLNEKKTSYSESSQYDKVVEDLRLIKLERKKLKLDMGSVMEEKRRAEKEKDKSLSKIQSCSSLFEELEWKIEEINEEQVLVELAKMEAIKELIEIQDWRRENSERFAAEMEENSNKQSDLIQEIEDAKGLQTELAIALLDINILESELQRFKEMEEEVEKKVAKDRADTDLDEDENSDLICLLDSAKKEVEDTKKALISIKEESFLLMTSMDIIREERKYVADEMAHAKYKEEKVNVVIQNLNSKLLRAKAELESTSAAEETAKSILSNLIGKLEQLKPEAESAKKELRRIRNEARIIKEEIQKAETNIVSSEENFQVSMHELQAAKESECIALENLKEFIENTLRSRASTSHRSTTITISKLEYEYLIDHAAGAKEIADKKIAASQAWTEALKASEKEILIKIELLEREARKQRLEEEQEASEIELIIKENEVIADEFENWRQNIRAKKLRPELISIPSKSMNRSVRLARSVSRKGTNRGVKMAPGKRGKARGSSPPAFHETPRSTLFAVRKKRKVLPNLAKFFRKSFEKNLL